The following proteins are encoded in a genomic region of Glycine max cultivar Williams 82 chromosome 18, Glycine_max_v4.0, whole genome shotgun sequence:
- the LOC100811615 gene encoding plasmodesmata-located protein 7 isoform X2, whose translation MAKTKLTLLIISFFTTFSVVCLSSPADFFLYGGCTQQRYTSNSPYESNLNSLLTSLVNSATYSSYNNLTVVGSSQSDAVYGLYQCRGDLAMPDCAACVSRAVSRAGQLCPATCGGAVQLDGCFIKYDNVTFLGVEDKTVVLKRCGPSVGFGPVGSGERDAVMGGLAGSGGYFRVGGSGDVKGVAQCCGDLSFAECQDCVGDAIRRLRSECAAADYGDVFLGKCYARFSTNGAHAYNYNKAHGKSGNEGEKTFAIIVGLLAGVAILIIFLAFLRRICEGHGK comes from the exons ATGGCCAAAACAAAACTAACCTTATTAATAATCTCCTTCTTCACCACTTTTTCTGTTGTTTGTCTCTCCTCCCCCGCGGATTTTTTCCTCTATGGCGGGTGCACGCAGCAGCGTTACACCTCGAACTCGCCCTACGAGTCTAACCTGAACTCGCTCCTGACCTCGCTGGTGAACTCGGCCACCTACTCTTCCTACAACAACCTCACCGTGGTGGGGTCCAGCCAGAGCGACGCCGTCTACGGCCTCTACCAGTGCCGCGGCGACCTCGCCATGCCTGACTGCGCCGCCTGCGTCTCCCGTGCCGTCTCCCGCGCCGGGCAGCTCTGCCCAGCAACGTGCGGCGGCGCGGTCCAGCTGGACGGCTGCTTCATCAAGTACGACAATGTCACATTCCTGGGTGTGGAGGACAAGACCGTCGTGCTGAAGCGGTGTGGGCCCTCGGTGGGATTCGGGCCGGTCGGGTCGGGTGAGAGGGATGCGGTGATGGGCGGGTTGGCCGGTTCGGGCGGGTATTTCCGGGTCGGCGGGTCGGGTGATGTGAAGGGTGTGGCGCAGTGTTGTGGGGATTTGAGTTTCGCCGAGTGTCAGGATTGTGTGGGGGATGCGATCCGACGGCTGAGGAGTGAGTGTGCTGCTGCGGATTATGGGGATGTGTTCTTGGGGAAGTGTTACGCTAGATTCTCCACCAATGGTGCACATGCTTACAATTACAACAAGGCCCATG GAAAATCGGGCAATGAAGGTGAGAAGACATTTGCAATAATTGTTGGATTATTAGCAGGAGTAGCTATACTCATTATTTTCCTTGCTTTCCTGAGAAGGATTTGTGAGGGACACG gtaaataa
- the LOC100811615 gene encoding plasmodesmata-located protein 7 isoform X1 codes for MAKTKLTLLIISFFTTFSVVCLSSPADFFLYGGCTQQRYTSNSPYESNLNSLLTSLVNSATYSSYNNLTVVGSSQSDAVYGLYQCRGDLAMPDCAACVSRAVSRAGQLCPATCGGAVQLDGCFIKYDNVTFLGVEDKTVVLKRCGPSVGFGPVGSGERDAVMGGLAGSGGYFRVGGSGDVKGVAQCCGDLSFAECQDCVGDAIRRLRSECAAADYGDVFLGKCYARFSTNGAHAYNYNKAHAGKSGNEGEKTFAIIVGLLAGVAILIIFLAFLRRICEGHGK; via the exons ATGGCCAAAACAAAACTAACCTTATTAATAATCTCCTTCTTCACCACTTTTTCTGTTGTTTGTCTCTCCTCCCCCGCGGATTTTTTCCTCTATGGCGGGTGCACGCAGCAGCGTTACACCTCGAACTCGCCCTACGAGTCTAACCTGAACTCGCTCCTGACCTCGCTGGTGAACTCGGCCACCTACTCTTCCTACAACAACCTCACCGTGGTGGGGTCCAGCCAGAGCGACGCCGTCTACGGCCTCTACCAGTGCCGCGGCGACCTCGCCATGCCTGACTGCGCCGCCTGCGTCTCCCGTGCCGTCTCCCGCGCCGGGCAGCTCTGCCCAGCAACGTGCGGCGGCGCGGTCCAGCTGGACGGCTGCTTCATCAAGTACGACAATGTCACATTCCTGGGTGTGGAGGACAAGACCGTCGTGCTGAAGCGGTGTGGGCCCTCGGTGGGATTCGGGCCGGTCGGGTCGGGTGAGAGGGATGCGGTGATGGGCGGGTTGGCCGGTTCGGGCGGGTATTTCCGGGTCGGCGGGTCGGGTGATGTGAAGGGTGTGGCGCAGTGTTGTGGGGATTTGAGTTTCGCCGAGTGTCAGGATTGTGTGGGGGATGCGATCCGACGGCTGAGGAGTGAGTGTGCTGCTGCGGATTATGGGGATGTGTTCTTGGGGAAGTGTTACGCTAGATTCTCCACCAATGGTGCACATGCTTACAATTACAACAAGGCCCATG CAGGAAAATCGGGCAATGAAGGTGAGAAGACATTTGCAATAATTGTTGGATTATTAGCAGGAGTAGCTATACTCATTATTTTCCTTGCTTTCCTGAGAAGGATTTGTGAGGGACACG gtaaataa